In Alphaproteobacteria bacterium, a genomic segment contains:
- a CDS encoding FadR family transcriptional regulator, translating to MKSMSTATRDQFSRAEQAYRHVLEFIESGQIAAGDRLPSEAELEAQLGLSRASVREALARLRAEGRVQSRRGSGSFLTEGRPAELVRLSTITSVPELIEWHEFRLALESEVASLAAERATDEDVARMRAAQELLMERLSAGAASREDAAFHRAIATASRNRKLEDAIAALANHVIEWARMGQVKRVMSPAERREIIASEHGEIVDAIAAHNAERARSAVRRHLLNGRARLLSAIGP from the coding sequence ATGAAGTCGATGTCAACGGCAACCCGCGATCAATTCAGCCGCGCCGAGCAGGCGTATCGGCATGTGCTCGAATTCATCGAAAGCGGACAGATTGCCGCCGGCGATCGCTTGCCGTCGGAAGCGGAGCTCGAAGCGCAGCTTGGGCTATCGCGCGCGAGTGTGCGCGAGGCTTTGGCGCGGCTGCGCGCCGAAGGTCGCGTGCAATCGCGGCGCGGCTCGGGCTCGTTCTTGACCGAAGGCCGGCCGGCCGAACTCGTGCGGCTATCGACGATCACCTCGGTGCCCGAACTCATCGAATGGCACGAATTCCGTCTGGCGCTGGAAAGCGAAGTCGCGTCGCTGGCGGCGGAACGCGCGACCGACGAAGACGTCGCGCGCATGCGCGCCGCGCAGGAATTGTTGATGGAGCGGCTGTCGGCGGGCGCGGCAAGCCGCGAGGACGCGGCTTTCCATCGCGCGATCGCCACGGCGTCGCGCAATCGCAAGCTCGAAGACGCGATCGCGGCTTTGGCCAATCACGTCATCGAATGGGCCCGTATGGGCCAAGTCAAACGCGTGATGTCGCCCGCCGAGCGGCGCGAAATCATCGCCAGCGAACATGGCGAAATCGTCGACGCGATCGCCGCGCATAACGCGGAACGCGCGCGATCGGCGGTCCGCCGGCACCTGCTGAACGGGCGGGCGCGATTGTTGAGCGCGATCGGTCCTTGA
- a CDS encoding extracellular solute-binding protein, whose translation MIEKKTGLTRRHALAGAAGLGLAAPFVNRTALGQTPSGQIRVWTFMSAAGSSPREKVLKSIIDDFQAKHPGTTVVVESQPFQELETRYVAAIAQRRAPDLIWMRDTFLSLVVDRNALANLDEELTPEFRRDAIPDLFEAFARKSMFAGKRVSLPLWPSPAQIVFYRRDALREIGLSAPPLEWPKFIDAAASLTKGPRFGFGLPTSDNSVSAFLNIMTGFGSGIFDEATGRIDLTGTQALETAEVVRQLVSRKAVSNTLLNAMGDDIQDQFAAGRFAMAQAFAPRFQQFQQIAAGYDGKELAVSAWPSFGGRPPAVLLGPYWTVGLSPQSQNKATAVAFLEALYSREASLRWARDAGLVPDRRSVLADPFFQRPEAAVSNEFQKLLAGQGAFTFPQRISDITRIFTTLNIALQKLIGTDAPSRTILTEAKATLGW comes from the coding sequence ATGATCGAGAAGAAGACGGGATTGACGCGCCGGCACGCACTGGCCGGGGCCGCCGGCCTGGGATTGGCGGCGCCGTTCGTGAACCGCACGGCGTTGGGCCAGACGCCGTCGGGCCAAATTCGCGTTTGGACCTTCATGAGCGCGGCGGGTTCCTCGCCGCGCGAGAAGGTGTTGAAATCGATCATCGACGATTTCCAGGCGAAGCACCCCGGCACGACCGTGGTCGTCGAATCGCAACCGTTCCAGGAATTGGAGACGCGCTACGTCGCCGCGATCGCGCAGCGCCGTGCGCCGGACCTCATCTGGATGCGCGACACGTTCCTCAGCCTCGTGGTCGATCGCAACGCGCTCGCCAATCTCGACGAGGAATTGACGCCGGAGTTCCGCCGCGACGCCATTCCCGACCTGTTCGAGGCGTTCGCGCGCAAATCGATGTTCGCGGGCAAGCGCGTGTCGCTGCCGTTGTGGCCGTCGCCCGCGCAGATCGTATTCTATCGCCGCGACGCGTTGCGCGAGATCGGCCTGTCCGCGCCGCCGCTGGAATGGCCGAAATTCATCGACGCCGCGGCGAGCCTGACCAAGGGTCCGCGCTTCGGCTTCGGCCTGCCGACATCGGATAACAGCGTATCCGCCTTCCTCAACATCATGACCGGTTTCGGCTCCGGCATTTTCGACGAGGCGACGGGGCGCATCGACCTGACCGGCACGCAGGCGCTGGAAACGGCGGAAGTCGTCCGCCAGCTCGTGTCGCGCAAGGCGGTGTCGAATACGCTGCTCAACGCGATGGGCGATGACATTCAGGACCAGTTCGCCGCCGGACGTTTCGCGATGGCGCAGGCCTTCGCCCCGCGCTTCCAGCAATTCCAGCAGATCGCGGCGGGCTATGACGGCAAGGAATTGGCGGTTTCCGCCTGGCCGTCCTTCGGCGGGCGTCCGCCGGCCGTGCTGCTTGGGCCGTATTGGACCGTCGGCCTGTCGCCGCAATCGCAGAACAAGGCGACGGCGGTGGCTTTCCTCGAAGCGCTGTATTCGCGTGAAGCGTCGCTGCGTTGGGCGCGCGATGCGGGCCTTGTGCCCGATCGCCGCTCGGTCCTGGCTGATCCGTTCTTCCAGCGGCCGGAAGCCGCGGTGTCGAACGAGTTCCAGAAGCTGCTGGCGGGGCAGGGCGCCTTCACCTTCCCGCAGCGCATTTCGGACATCACGCGCATCTTCACCACGCTGAACATCGCGTTGCAGAAGCTGATCGGCACGGATGCGCCCTCGCGCACGATCCTGACCGAAGCGAAAGCGACGCTGGGGTGGTGA
- a CDS encoding sugar ABC transporter permease, whose product MNAQTTRQRPAAGESDPAAAARRAGLALVVPALGVVVAVNVLPAFFGFYSSLRAIFFFGDDGFIGWRNYAELFADPATWAAIRRSLVFTFGSLALAVPLATLAAMGIRKLGAWGRLLLTVLLVPWAMSPIVVALLWKWILLPSPGGLLASILAHFGIEPINLLSHPDFAMPTVIAVGVWRTFAFAAIILTAGLGQIPADLYRAASVDGLTAIERFRRITFPLLAPSLLIVLSVLTISYFNEVQIIIGLTAGGPIHSTTTLGYQLFEVGFVELNQGKGNAIAIVMFLINLFLIVGYVRLLGGGRK is encoded by the coding sequence GTGAACGCCCAAACGACACGGCAACGTCCGGCGGCGGGGGAAAGCGACCCCGCCGCCGCGGCGCGGCGTGCAGGGCTGGCGCTCGTCGTGCCGGCCTTGGGCGTCGTCGTCGCCGTCAACGTGCTGCCCGCGTTTTTCGGATTCTATTCGAGCCTGCGCGCGATCTTCTTTTTCGGCGACGACGGTTTCATCGGCTGGCGCAACTACGCCGAGCTGTTCGCCGATCCCGCGACTTGGGCCGCGATCCGCCGCTCGCTGGTCTTCACTTTCGGCTCGCTGGCGCTCGCCGTTCCGCTCGCGACCCTCGCCGCGATGGGGATTCGCAAGCTCGGCGCCTGGGGGCGCCTGTTGCTGACCGTGCTGCTCGTGCCCTGGGCGATGAGCCCGATCGTCGTGGCGCTGCTGTGGAAATGGATCCTGCTGCCGTCGCCCGGCGGGTTGCTCGCCAGCATCCTCGCGCATTTCGGGATCGAGCCGATCAATCTGCTGTCGCATCCCGATTTCGCGATGCCGACGGTGATCGCCGTGGGCGTGTGGCGAACCTTCGCCTTCGCCGCGATCATATTGACGGCCGGTCTAGGGCAGATTCCCGCTGATCTCTATCGCGCCGCGTCGGTCGACGGCTTGACGGCGATCGAACGTTTCCGGCGCATCACTTTTCCGCTGCTCGCCCCTTCGTTGCTGATCGTGCTGTCGGTGTTGACGATCAGCTATTTCAACGAGGTGCAGATCATCATCGGTCTGACCGCCGGCGGGCCGATCCATTCGACCACGACGCTCGGCTACCAATTATTCGAGGTCGGCTTCGTCGAACTCAACCAAGGCAAGGGCAACGCGATCGCGATCGTGATGTTTCTGATCAATCTGTTTCTGATCGTCGGTTACGTCCGCTTGCTCGGCGGCGGGAGGAAATAG
- a CDS encoding carbohydrate ABC transporter permease: MRYVTRVLAAILALAAAIIAVGPIVWAVSTSIKRNNEIFAVPPKLIPSSATLEHYARLIAEGVHWSFVNSAIYSIIAVSSAVALGTLAGYAFVRFEFRAKNALLHLFMAAMAIPSYALLLPTQILFVELGLFNTPAALPILYAAHVIPFAVWMTRAHFASVPIELEHAAAVDGYTRFEAVWRVVLPGAKPALIAAAAFGFLYAWNDYITSTTMIDSPELRTLPVALIFFQGFHGRDWGALMAGAVIATIPPVVLFLAFRRYLIGGFSEGSVKG, translated from the coding sequence ATGCGTTACGTCACCCGCGTTCTTGCGGCGATCTTGGCGCTTGCCGCCGCGATTATCGCCGTCGGGCCGATCGTCTGGGCGGTTTCGACCTCGATCAAGCGCAACAACGAAATCTTCGCCGTGCCGCCGAAGTTGATCCCATCGTCGGCGACGTTGGAACATTACGCGCGACTGATCGCCGAAGGCGTGCATTGGAGCTTCGTCAACAGCGCGATCTATTCGATCATCGCGGTTTCCTCCGCCGTCGCCTTGGGCACGCTGGCGGGCTATGCCTTCGTGCGCTTCGAATTCCGCGCCAAGAATGCGCTGCTGCATCTGTTCATGGCGGCGATGGCGATTCCCAGCTACGCGCTGCTGCTGCCCACGCAGATTCTGTTCGTCGAACTCGGCCTGTTCAACACGCCGGCGGCACTGCCGATCCTTTACGCGGCGCATGTCATCCCCTTCGCGGTGTGGATGACGCGCGCGCATTTCGCGTCCGTGCCGATCGAGCTCGAACACGCGGCGGCGGTCGACGGCTATACGCGGTTCGAAGCCGTCTGGCGTGTCGTATTGCCGGGCGCCAAGCCCGCCTTGATCGCGGCGGCGGCGTTCGGCTTCCTCTACGCTTGGAATGATTACATCACCTCGACCACGATGATCGACTCGCCGGAGCTGCGCACGCTGCCGGTGGCGTTGATCTTCTTCCAAGGTTTCCACGGCCGCGATTGGGGCGCGTTGATGGCTGGGGCCGTCATCGCGACGATCCCGCCGGTCGTTCTGTTTCTCGCGTTCCGCCGCTATCTGATCGGCGGCTTCTCCGAAGGTTCGGTAAAGGGCTAG
- a CDS encoding ABC transporter ATP-binding protein, protein MVQAAQSVVFDGVAKRFGAVTAVERVDIDVKPGQFVTLLGPSGCGKSTTLNMIAGLERPSEGRILIGGRDVTHLPPSERDIAMVFQSYALYPHLSVFENIAFPLRARRRRTAEPELRERVRQVASALGLDPLLERLPREISGGQRQRVALGRAMVRTPTVYLLDEPLSNLDQQLRVQMRSELKDIHQRLGATMIYVTHDQGEAMTLSDTIVVMSGGKVEQLGSPRDLYDRPANVFVARFLGEPGMNMFEGKIAGGALRADGVAMPTHLGEGRDAVAGVRPEDLVAVDPANAPIKGVIRTVEFLGSRTLLRVDVGTVVVAAFVPLGMPFAAREAVGLAPSSPDRVRWFAADTGIALT, encoded by the coding sequence ATGGTGCAAGCGGCACAATCGGTCGTCTTCGACGGGGTTGCGAAGCGCTTCGGCGCTGTGACGGCGGTGGAACGCGTCGATATCGATGTGAAGCCGGGGCAGTTCGTCACGTTGCTGGGCCCGTCGGGGTGCGGCAAAAGCACGACGCTCAACATGATCGCGGGCCTCGAACGCCCCAGCGAGGGGCGTATTCTGATCGGCGGGCGGGATGTCACGCATTTGCCGCCGTCGGAACGCGATATCGCGATGGTTTTCCAATCCTACGCGCTTTATCCGCATCTGTCGGTGTTCGAGAACATCGCCTTTCCGCTGCGGGCGCGCCGGCGGCGCACGGCCGAGCCCGAATTGCGCGAGCGCGTGCGCCAAGTGGCGTCGGCGCTCGGGCTCGATCCATTGCTCGAGCGACTGCCGCGCGAAATCTCCGGCGGTCAACGCCAACGCGTGGCGCTGGGCCGCGCGATGGTGCGCACGCCGACCGTCTATCTGCTCGACGAGCCGCTATCGAATCTCGATCAGCAATTGCGCGTGCAGATGCGGTCGGAGTTGAAGGACATCCATCAACGCCTCGGCGCCACGATGATCTATGTGACGCATGACCAGGGCGAAGCAATGACGCTGTCCGACACGATCGTGGTCATGTCGGGCGGGAAGGTCGAACAGCTCGGCAGCCCGCGCGATCTTTACGACCGGCCGGCGAACGTCTTCGTCGCGCGCTTCCTGGGCGAGCCGGGAATGAATATGTTCGAAGGCAAGATCGCCGGCGGCGCGCTGCGCGCCGACGGCGTGGCGATGCCCACGCATTTAGGCGAGGGCCGCGACGCGGTCGCCGGCGTGCGACCGGAAGATCTCGTCGCCGTCGATCCCGCCAATGCGCCGATCAAGGGCGTCATCCGCACGGTCGAGTTCCTCGGCTCGCGCACGCTGCTGCGTGTCGATGTCGGGACCGTCGTCGTTGCGGCGTTCGTACCGCTCGGCATGCCCTTCGCCGCGCGCGAAGCGGTCGGTTTGGCGCCTTCGTCGCCCGATCGCGTGCGCTGGTTCGCCGCCGACACGGGAATCGCATTGACGTAA
- a CDS encoding DeoR/GlpR transcriptional regulator has translation MLDLLRSNLFTDIQLLREHLGVSIATIRRDLSELENRGLLKRTHGGATVINQVTRDAVAAVRETSYAAEKQRIAKAAAELIVEGDAVVIDSGTTSLAVARELASNQSLTFVTNGTDVLATLVAGGARNVHFIGGEYVDINHSTGGSMACDMVRRFNVDKAILSVSSVDLNRSLLCTLLPQVGSVQQAMIDIAQTVIVVADNSKFDRTALCVIAPLSEVDYIVTDTGTAQAAEELPDDIKRKFVFA, from the coding sequence TTGCTCGATCTATTGCGCTCCAATCTGTTCACCGACATCCAGCTCCTGCGCGAGCATCTGGGCGTGTCGATCGCGACGATCCGGCGCGATCTTAGCGAGCTTGAAAATCGCGGTTTGCTGAAGCGCACCCATGGCGGGGCGACGGTCATCAATCAGGTGACGCGCGATGCCGTTGCGGCCGTGCGCGAAACGTCCTACGCCGCCGAGAAGCAACGCATCGCCAAGGCGGCGGCGGAACTGATCGTCGAAGGCGACGCGGTGGTGATCGACAGCGGCACCACTTCGCTCGCCGTCGCGCGCGAACTCGCGTCCAACCAATCGTTGACCTTCGTCACCAACGGCACCGACGTTCTGGCGACGCTCGTCGCGGGCGGGGCGCGCAACGTCCATTTCATCGGCGGCGAATATGTCGACATCAACCATTCGACCGGCGGGTCGATGGCCTGCGACATGGTCCGCCGCTTCAACGTGGACAAGGCGATCCTCAGCGTGTCGTCGGTCGATCTCAACCGCTCGCTGCTGTGCACGCTGCTGCCGCAAGTCGGTTCCGTGCAGCAGGCGATGATCGACATCGCCCAGACCGTGATCGTCGTCGCCGACAATTCCAAATTCGACCGCACGGCGTTGTGCGTGATCGCGCCGCTGTCGGAGGTCGACTACATCGTCACCGATACGGGCACGGCGCAAGCGGCCGAAGAATTGCCCGACGACATCAAGCGGAAATTCGTCTTCGCCTGA
- a CDS encoding ABC transporter ATP-binding protein: MARIRVRNLVKAWGDFRAVDDIDFETNDGEFVALLGPSGCGKSTTLRLIAGLDQATSGQIFIDDRDVTQVAAAKRNLALVFQSYALFPHLNVADNITFGLSVRGVSRAERERRLEKTASLLGVTALLGRKPSQLSGGQQQRVALGRALISEAPVCLLDEPLSNLDAKLRAEMRNEIRTLQQRLGITMVFVTHDQTEAMSMADRVILMKSGKVEQCGTPAELYENPASTFVAGFIGTPPMNLVAAAPKDGRLAVAAAASGDLVLGVRPEHIEFAGEGQEAVVAGSEYFGADTVVACRIGEQKLMVRVPGRPGLGTGARVRLAWSAANEHAFDAQSGLRKSA; this comes from the coding sequence GTGGCGCGTATCCGCGTGCGAAATCTGGTGAAGGCGTGGGGCGATTTTCGCGCCGTCGACGATATCGATTTCGAAACGAATGACGGCGAGTTCGTGGCGCTGCTGGGCCCCAGCGGCTGCGGCAAATCGACGACGCTGCGCTTGATCGCGGGGCTCGATCAAGCGACGTCGGGTCAGATTTTCATCGACGATCGCGACGTGACGCAGGTCGCGGCGGCCAAGCGCAATCTGGCGCTGGTGTTCCAATCCTACGCGCTGTTCCCGCATTTGAACGTCGCGGACAATATCACCTTCGGCTTGTCGGTGCGCGGCGTGTCGCGCGCGGAGCGCGAGCGGCGGTTGGAAAAGACGGCTTCGTTGCTGGGCGTGACGGCGTTGCTCGGCCGCAAGCCCAGCCAATTATCCGGCGGCCAGCAGCAGCGCGTGGCGCTGGGCCGTGCGCTCATCTCGGAAGCGCCCGTCTGCTTGCTGGACGAACCCTTGTCCAATCTCGACGCAAAATTACGCGCAGAGATGCGCAACGAGATCCGCACATTGCAGCAGCGTTTGGGCATCACGATGGTGTTCGTGACGCACGACCAGACCGAAGCGATGAGCATGGCCGACCGCGTCATCCTGATGAAAAGCGGCAAGGTCGAGCAATGCGGCACGCCGGCCGAGTTGTACGAGAACCCGGCCTCGACCTTCGTGGCGGGTTTCATCGGCACGCCGCCGATGAATCTCGTCGCGGCGGCGCCCAAAGACGGGCGCTTGGCGGTGGCCGCCGCCGCGTCCGGCGATTTGGTTCTGGGCGTGCGGCCCGAACATATCGAATTCGCGGGCGAGGGACAGGAAGCCGTCGTGGCGGGCAGCGAGTATTTCGGCGCCGACACTGTCGTCGCCTGCCGGATCGGCGAGCAGAAATTGATGGTCCGCGTGCCCGGCCGCCCGGGTCTCGGCACCGGCGCGCGCGTGCGCTTGGCGTGGTCCGCCGCGAACGAACACGCCTTCGACGCGCAAAGCGGTTTGCGCAAAAGCGCCTGA
- a CDS encoding ABC transporter substrate-binding protein, with the protein MKRRTALLGAAMLGALAAMPAAAKTTLDFYYPIQVGGPLTKVVDGYIAKFKEANPDIEVNAVYSGNYTDTTTKALTAAKSGAPPAVAVLLATDIFTLIDEDVVEPVGEFVKNDADKAWLAGFMPAYLKSAQVGGKLWSIPFQRSTAVLYYNKDAFASAGLDPNKPPKTWAEMVAMGKAVTQKDASGKVTRWGVGIPGNIGSSQWLFGALVAQNGGRLMNDEGTETYLTDQKVVDALQFWVDLSTKEGVHPPGIQEWGTTPQDFLEQRIAMIWTTTGNLTNIARNASFKFGLAPYPGNPKPASVLGGGNFYIFKKAPQDQKDAAFKLVKFLTSDELQADWAIQTGYVAPRDGAWNVPVLKDYTAKMPDALVAKNQIPDSVPEFSTYENARTTKILNDALSAALTGSKTPRQALTEAQTAIDRILRPYRR; encoded by the coding sequence ATGAAACGCAGAACGGCACTGCTGGGTGCCGCGATGCTGGGCGCGCTGGCCGCGATGCCGGCAGCCGCCAAGACGACGCTCGATTTTTACTATCCGATCCAGGTCGGCGGCCCGCTGACCAAGGTCGTCGACGGCTATATCGCCAAGTTCAAGGAAGCGAACCCGGATATCGAGGTCAACGCCGTCTATTCGGGCAACTACACCGACACGACGACCAAGGCGCTGACCGCGGCGAAAAGCGGCGCACCGCCGGCCGTTGCCGTGTTGCTCGCGACCGACATTTTCACCCTGATCGACGAAGACGTGGTCGAGCCGGTTGGCGAATTCGTCAAGAACGACGCCGACAAGGCGTGGCTCGCCGGGTTCATGCCCGCTTATCTGAAAAGCGCGCAGGTCGGCGGCAAGTTGTGGTCGATCCCGTTCCAGCGCTCGACCGCCGTGCTCTACTACAACAAGGACGCCTTCGCGTCGGCCGGGCTCGATCCCAACAAGCCGCCGAAGACCTGGGCCGAAATGGTCGCGATGGGCAAGGCCGTGACGCAGAAGGACGCGTCGGGCAAGGTCACGCGCTGGGGTGTCGGTATTCCCGGCAATATCGGCTCGTCGCAATGGCTGTTCGGCGCGCTGGTCGCGCAGAATGGCGGGCGCCTGATGAACGACGAAGGTACGGAAACGTATCTCACCGATCAGAAGGTCGTCGACGCGCTGCAGTTCTGGGTCGATCTCAGCACCAAGGAAGGCGTGCACCCGCCGGGCATTCAGGAATGGGGCACGACGCCGCAGGACTTCCTGGAACAGCGCATCGCGATGATCTGGACGACCACCGGCAACCTGACCAACATCGCGCGCAACGCGTCGTTCAAGTTCGGTCTCGCGCCCTATCCGGGCAATCCCAAGCCCGCCTCGGTGCTCGGCGGCGGCAATTTCTACATCTTCAAGAAAGCGCCGCAGGACCAGAAGGACGCCGCGTTCAAGCTCGTGAAGTTCCTGACGAGCGACGAGTTGCAAGCCGATTGGGCGATCCAGACCGGCTATGTGGCGCCGCGCGACGGCGCTTGGAACGTGCCCGTGCTGAAGGACTACACGGCGAAGATGCCGGACGCGCTGGTCGCCAAGAACCAGATTCCGGATTCGGTGCCCGAATTCTCGACCTATGAGAACGCGCGCACGACCAAGATCCTCAACGACGCGCTGTCGGCCGCGTTGACCGGCAGCAAGACGCCGCGTCAGGCGTTGACGGAAGCGCAAACCGCGATCGACCGCATCCTGCGGCCGTATCGTCGCTAA
- a CDS encoding sugar ABC transporter permease, which produces MTGHRTMLYSALLLLPATVLLWVFTYQPIFTTILNSFYSTPRGRRPSVFVGLENYETMIADPIFWKAMTNNLIYALTTIPFSIALALAMALLVSANLRGKGLMRMAFFTPTVLPMVAVANIWLFFYAPDYGLIDKFLGLFGMGGNNILGSVETALPAVIAITVWKEAGFFMIFYLAGLQQISPTLIEASRLEGAGFWQTLWRVQIPLLMPTTLFISINAVIGAFRLVDHVVAMTKGGPDNATTLLLFYIYQNGFAFWDTAYAAALTVVLLAILAAIALFQFGYADKRVHYR; this is translated from the coding sequence ATGACGGGCCATCGCACGATGCTCTACAGCGCGTTGCTGTTGCTGCCGGCGACGGTCCTGTTGTGGGTGTTCACCTACCAGCCGATCTTCACCACGATCCTCAACAGTTTCTACAGCACGCCGCGCGGCCGCCGGCCCTCGGTGTTCGTGGGGCTCGAGAATTACGAGACGATGATCGCCGATCCGATCTTCTGGAAGGCGATGACCAACAATCTGATCTACGCGCTGACGACGATTCCGTTTTCGATCGCGCTTGCTTTGGCGATGGCGCTGCTGGTCAGCGCCAATCTGCGCGGCAAGGGGCTGATGCGGATGGCGTTCTTCACGCCGACCGTGCTGCCGATGGTCGCGGTCGCCAATATCTGGCTGTTCTTCTACGCGCCCGACTATGGCTTGATCGACAAATTTCTCGGCCTGTTCGGCATGGGCGGCAACAATATTCTTGGCTCGGTCGAAACCGCCTTGCCCGCCGTGATCGCGATCACGGTGTGGAAGGAGGCCGGCTTCTTCATGATCTTCTATCTCGCCGGCTTGCAGCAAATCTCGCCCACGCTGATCGAGGCCTCGCGTCTCGAAGGGGCGGGGTTCTGGCAAACATTGTGGCGCGTGCAAATCCCGCTGCTGATGCCGACCACGCTGTTCATTTCGATCAACGCGGTAATCGGCGCGTTCCGCTTGGTCGATCACGTCGTGGCGATGACCAAAGGCGGACCCGATAACGCGACGACGCTGCTGCTGTTCTATATCTATCAGAACGGCTTCGCGTTCTGGGACACGGCCTATGCCGCCGCATTGACCGTGGTGTTGCTCGCCATCCTTGCCGCAATCGCGCTGTTCCAGTTCGGCTACGCCGACAAGCGGGTGCATTACCGATGA
- a CDS encoding carbohydrate ABC transporter permease produces MIESRTSPAESIVAFGGWILALLWVSPLLYAFWTAFHPASYAVRFDLLAPWTLENFARVWHAAPFPRYFLNTFLLVTLILCCQFVICTLAAYAFVCFPFKGSDVLFMFVLLQLMIMPEALLVENYKTVARLGLLDTVLAMGLPYLASAFGIFLFRQTFKSIPKELEEAARLEGANMFQVLLRVFVPVAKPIYIAYGLVTVSYHWNNFLWPLVVTNSVDTRPITVGLQIFATIEQGVDWSLITAATILSVSPLLVAFLLFQRQFVQSFMRAGIR; encoded by the coding sequence ATGATCGAAAGCCGTACTTCGCCCGCCGAATCGATCGTCGCGTTCGGCGGCTGGATCCTGGCGCTGCTTTGGGTGTCGCCGCTGCTTTACGCGTTTTGGACCGCCTTCCATCCGGCGTCCTACGCGGTACGCTTCGACTTGTTGGCGCCGTGGACGCTGGAGAATTTCGCGCGCGTTTGGCATGCGGCCCCATTTCCGCGCTATTTCCTCAACACATTCCTGCTGGTGACGCTGATCCTGTGCTGCCAATTCGTGATCTGCACGCTGGCAGCCTATGCCTTCGTCTGCTTCCCGTTCAAAGGCTCGGACGTGTTGTTCATGTTCGTGCTGCTGCAATTGATGATCATGCCCGAGGCGCTGCTGGTCGAGAATTACAAGACCGTCGCCCGGCTTGGCCTGCTCGACACGGTGCTGGCGATGGGCTTGCCCTATCTCGCCTCCGCCTTCGGAATCTTCCTGTTCCGGCAGACTTTCAAAAGCATTCCGAAGGAGCTGGAGGAAGCGGCCCGCCTGGAAGGGGCCAATATGTTCCAAGTGCTGCTGCGCGTTTTCGTGCCGGTGGCCAAGCCCATCTACATCGCTTATGGCCTCGTCACCGTCAGCTATCATTGGAACAATTTCCTGTGGCCGTTGGTCGTGACGAACTCGGTCGATACGCGCCCCATCACCGTGGGCTTGCAAATTTTCGCGACGATCGAGCAAGGTGTCGATTGGAGCTTGATCACCGCCGCGACGATCCTGTCGGTCTCGCCGTTGCTCGTCGCCTTCCTTCTGTTCCAGCGTCAATTCGTGCAAAGTTTCATGCGCGCCGGTATTCGTTAG
- a CDS encoding inositol monophosphatase: MYDALEPIIREAGALAAEYFDRLSALTVESKGHLDLVSEADRAVEKLIGERLRAAFPGDGIFGEEGVAEKSRTGRAWIVDPIDGTFNFLRGSDHWAVSIGLRDGTRPSFGVVYVPKRDQLMIGGSGQGVRLNGKALPKRADLDRTKAACSIGFHPSIPTEEQTEALRFILDDARMTFRNTGSAVTGLIDVATGAVDGYLGLGISTWDLMAMVPILAELGVETTLDWNAIALDDKLRFVCGRPAFLEIFAPLARRW; encoded by the coding sequence ATGTACGACGCTCTCGAACCCATCATCCGCGAAGCGGGCGCTTTGGCCGCCGAGTATTTCGATCGCCTATCGGCACTGACGGTCGAATCAAAGGGGCATCTCGATCTCGTGTCGGAAGCCGATCGCGCGGTCGAGAAGCTGATCGGCGAACGCCTGCGCGCGGCTTTTCCCGGCGACGGGATTTTCGGCGAGGAGGGCGTGGCCGAGAAGTCGCGAACGGGGCGCGCCTGGATCGTCGATCCGATCGACGGCACGTTCAATTTTCTGCGCGGCAGCGATCATTGGGCGGTGTCGATCGGCTTGCGTGACGGCACGCGTCCAAGTTTCGGCGTGGTTTACGTTCCCAAGCGCGATCAACTGATGATCGGCGGGTCGGGGCAGGGCGTGCGGTTGAACGGCAAGGCACTTCCCAAGCGCGCTGACCTCGATCGCACGAAGGCGGCGTGCAGTATCGGCTTCCATCCGTCGATCCCAACGGAGGAACAGACCGAAGCGCTGCGCTTCATCCTCGATGATGCGCGGATGACCTTCCGCAACACCGGCTCCGCCGTCACCGGTTTGATCGACGTGGCGACCGGCGCTGTCGATGGCTATCTCGGTCTCGGTATCTCGACCTGGGATTTGATGGCGATGGTACCGATCCTGGCCGAGCTGGGCGTCGAAACGACGCTCGATTGGAATGCGATCGCCCTCGACGACAAGCTGCGCTTTGTCTGCGGTAGGCCGGCGTTTCTTGAGATATTCGCGCCGCTGGCGCGCCGGTGGTAA